The Bacillus vallismortis genome window below encodes:
- a CDS encoding MATE family efflux transporter, translating to METSQEQLVTQKKSNPSVWRSMSLFLVPLLLSNVLQSIGQLVGMMAVGRWLGVDAVAAVSSFFPLFFLLISFTIGIGSGSSILIGQAYGAKNEERLKAVVGTTLTFTFLLGVVLAVIGSIFTLDILRLMGTPENVIHVSASYARILFYAMPFMFLYFAYTTFLRGTGDSKTPFYTLIVSTVINIALLPVLILGMFGFPKLGIYGSAYATVISTIATFLVLMVYLRKRNHPLQFDKTVRRYLKMDKELLALLLRLGIPSSINMILVSLSEIAVISFVNHYGSDATAAYGVVNQVASYVQMPAVSLGIAVSIFAAQSIGANEFDRLKQVIRVGIWLNYIIGGVLIILIYVFSQQILALFLTEKDTLYIAHRLLMITLWSYLLFGNAQIFSAAMRASGTVLWPTVISIFAIWGVEVPVAFVLSHYTKLEILGVWVGYPAAFAVSLLLIYGYYQFVWKKKQITRLIQ from the coding sequence ATGGAAACATCACAAGAACAACTTGTAACCCAGAAGAAAAGCAATCCATCTGTCTGGCGATCTATGTCACTCTTTTTAGTGCCGCTTCTGCTAAGCAACGTGCTGCAATCAATAGGCCAGTTAGTCGGGATGATGGCTGTAGGCAGATGGCTTGGTGTTGATGCGGTTGCAGCTGTATCATCCTTTTTCCCGTTATTTTTTCTTTTAATCTCATTTACAATTGGAATCGGTTCAGGAAGTTCGATCCTGATCGGACAAGCCTACGGGGCGAAGAATGAGGAACGGTTAAAGGCTGTTGTCGGAACGACGCTCACGTTTACGTTTTTATTAGGGGTTGTGTTAGCCGTCATCGGCAGTATCTTTACCTTGGATATTCTTCGTTTAATGGGTACACCTGAAAATGTTATTCATGTCAGCGCCAGCTATGCACGTATTTTATTTTACGCTATGCCGTTTATGTTTTTATATTTTGCGTATACAACATTTTTGCGCGGAACAGGGGATTCTAAGACACCGTTTTATACGCTGATTGTGAGCACGGTCATCAACATAGCGCTTTTGCCCGTCTTAATCCTTGGTATGTTCGGTTTTCCGAAACTGGGCATATACGGATCCGCATATGCTACCGTCATCTCCACGATTGCGACATTTCTCGTTTTAATGGTGTATTTGCGAAAACGAAACCATCCGCTGCAATTTGATAAAACGGTGCGGCGCTATTTGAAAATGGATAAGGAACTGCTGGCTCTCCTGCTGCGCCTTGGGATTCCATCAAGCATCAATATGATTCTCGTCTCATTATCAGAGATAGCGGTTATTTCATTCGTCAACCACTACGGCTCTGATGCGACAGCTGCATATGGCGTGGTCAACCAGGTAGCCAGCTACGTGCAAATGCCGGCCGTCAGCCTCGGCATTGCGGTGTCTATTTTCGCCGCGCAATCGATCGGAGCGAACGAGTTTGACCGCTTGAAGCAGGTCATTCGCGTCGGAATTTGGCTGAATTATATTATTGGCGGCGTATTGATCATTCTGATCTATGTGTTTTCACAGCAGATTTTAGCGTTATTTTTAACCGAGAAAGACACACTTTACATCGCGCATCGTCTCTTGATGATTACATTGTGGAGCTATTTGCTGTTTGGAAATGCCCAAATTTTTTCTGCGGCGATGCGCGCAAGCGGAACGGTTTTATGGCCGACCGTTATTAGTATTTTCGCCATCTGGGGAGTAGAGGTGCCTGTTGCATTCGTACTTTCCCACTACACAAAACTCGAGATACTCGGCGTCTGGGTTGGCTATCCGGCTGCGTTTGCTGTCAGCTTGTTGTTGATTTATGGGTATTATCAATTCGTGTGGAAAAAGAAACAAATTACACGTCTCATCCAATAG
- the iseA gene encoding DL-endopeptidase inhibitor IseA, which translates to MKKCLLFLTTIALILSLSTNAFAKHTSGDLSQKQALELALSAREHFWNTMSGHNPKAKKAVCPSGTFEYQNLQYVYMCSDLGTKAKAVNYLTPIFTKTAIEKGFKDYHFTVSKGKLAVPIGDGDNLLNWKKSTAKLISKKGGAVTYEFTVPALDGSPAAKRKVTFVKENNTWKVNQFDAVI; encoded by the coding sequence ATGAAAAAATGTCTTCTATTTCTAACAACGATTGCACTTATTCTGTCATTAAGCACAAATGCATTTGCGAAACATACATCAGGCGATTTATCACAAAAACAAGCTCTGGAGCTGGCATTATCAGCAAGAGAACACTTTTGGAACACAATGAGCGGGCACAATCCAAAAGCAAAAAAAGCAGTTTGCCCATCAGGCACATTCGAGTATCAAAATCTTCAATATGTGTACATGTGCAGTGATCTAGGCACTAAAGCAAAAGCAGTGAATTACTTAACTCCTATTTTCACAAAAACAGCAATCGAAAAAGGCTTTAAAGATTATCATTTCACTGTTTCTAAAGGAAAACTTGCGGTTCCAATCGGCGATGGAGATAATCTTTTGAACTGGAAAAAATCAACTGCTAAACTGATCTCTAAAAAAGGCGGCGCAGTCACATACGAATTTACTGTTCCTGCTTTAGATGGGTCACCTGCAGCGAAACGGAAAGTGACATTTGTAAAAGAAAATAATACATGGAAAGTCAATCAATTTGACGCCGTTATATAA
- a CDS encoding site-specific integrase — protein MHIVQPIRSLEKIQDVKRYLLNKNKRDYFLFIFGINSALRISDILPLQVKDVKNKDHLWATESKTKKKRKILILESLKQEIYEYTKDMKENEYLFKSVRTRKPISRIQAYRILREAAAACGLEEIGTHTLRKTFGYHFYQRTKDIAELQRILNHSSPSITMRYIGIDEDTTRAAYKVFGGL, from the coding sequence ATGCATATTGTACAGCCGATTCGCAGTTTAGAAAAAATTCAAGATGTAAAACGGTATTTGCTCAACAAAAACAAGCGGGATTACTTTCTGTTTATTTTCGGCATCAACAGCGCGCTTCGTATTTCTGATATTCTGCCGCTGCAAGTGAAGGACGTTAAAAATAAGGATCATTTATGGGCGACTGAAAGCAAAACGAAAAAGAAAAGAAAGATTCTTATTTTAGAATCGCTGAAACAGGAAATATACGAGTATACGAAAGATATGAAGGAAAACGAATATCTTTTTAAATCTGTCCGAACCAGAAAGCCGATTTCCCGGATTCAGGCCTACAGAATTTTAAGAGAGGCCGCCGCGGCATGCGGACTTGAGGAGATAGGGACGCATACGCTCCGGAAAACGTTTGGCTATCATTTTTATCAGCGGACAAAAGATATCGCCGAGCTGCAGAGAATACTGAATCATTCATCACCCTCGATTACAATGCGTTATATCGGTATAGATGAAGATACGACAAGGGCCGCGTATAAGGTTTTTGGAGGGCTTTAA
- a CDS encoding excisionase family DNA-binding protein, protein MYLTIKETAEYANLSEDYIKSLVLEGNIRAVHDGEQFLIYKGQFKTHLEQLENYKALVLEILNEPIPEDIDVKDED, encoded by the coding sequence ATGTATTTAACGATTAAAGAAACAGCTGAATATGCAAATCTTTCAGAGGATTATATTAAAAGTTTGGTGCTCGAAGGAAACATCAGGGCCGTTCATGACGGTGAGCAATTTTTGATTTATAAGGGACAGTTCAAAACGCATCTTGAACAGCTGGAGAATTACAAAGCACTCGTGCTGGAAATATTAAATGAACCGATCCCGGAAGATATTGATGTAAAGGATGAGGATTAG
- a CDS encoding methylated-DNA--[protein]-cysteine S-methyltransferase, with amino-acid sequence MGAKKSSSLYWSLFSYENWKMYIAATNDGLCFVGSQNQPFEELVKWANHYLPGNDLIRDDEKLQSFADELVHYFQGKLNRFTIPIFYRGTPFQEAVWKALCDIPYGQTCSYSDIAQQIQKPTAVRAVGRAIGTNPILITVPCHRVIGKNGSLTGYRGGMEMKTRLLELERGFANIQLV; translated from the coding sequence ATGGGAGCTAAAAAAAGCAGTTCTCTCTATTGGTCCTTGTTTTCTTATGAAAACTGGAAGATGTACATTGCCGCAACAAATGATGGTCTATGTTTTGTCGGATCACAAAATCAGCCATTCGAAGAATTGGTGAAATGGGCAAATCATTATTTGCCTGGAAACGACCTGATTCGAGATGACGAAAAATTGCAATCTTTTGCAGATGAGCTTGTTCATTATTTTCAAGGCAAGCTCAATCGGTTCACCATTCCAATCTTTTATCGCGGCACACCTTTTCAGGAAGCCGTATGGAAGGCACTATGTGATATTCCGTACGGTCAAACTTGCTCCTACTCGGATATTGCTCAACAAATTCAAAAACCGACTGCGGTTCGGGCCGTTGGGAGGGCCATTGGAACGAATCCGATCCTCATTACTGTTCCATGCCATCGTGTTATCGGCAAAAATGGATCGCTGACGGGCTATCGCGGCGGAATGGAAATGAAAACGCGACTGCTGGAACTTGAACGAGGCTTCGCAAACATACAACTTGTCTGA
- a CDS encoding bifunctional transcriptional activator/DNA repair enzyme AdaA, producing the protein MTYDWKTNSNRTNQQPECDSPILPAPVSDEQWQAVVDNNASYDGRFFYAVKTTGIFCRPSCKSRVPKRENIGFFETADQALAAHFRPCKRCKPTGQRLPDEEWIAFITEYVDSHCDEKLTLEVLAFLSHGTPYHLHRTFKKLKGMTPVDYIQHVRIEKAKMLLTTCDAPVSKVGESIGLSNTSYFITLFKRKTGQTPEAYRRRQKQH; encoded by the coding sequence ATGACATACGATTGGAAAACGAATTCAAACCGAACTAATCAACAACCAGAATGTGACAGTCCAATTCTACCTGCCCCTGTTTCTGATGAACAATGGCAGGCTGTTGTTGATAATAATGCTTCTTATGACGGCCGATTTTTTTATGCAGTGAAAACAACAGGGATTTTTTGTCGCCCTTCTTGCAAATCAAGAGTACCCAAAAGAGAAAACATTGGCTTTTTTGAAACTGCTGATCAGGCACTAGCCGCACATTTTCGTCCTTGTAAACGGTGCAAGCCAACAGGGCAAAGATTGCCCGATGAGGAGTGGATTGCTTTCATAACCGAATATGTGGATAGCCACTGTGATGAAAAGTTGACGCTCGAAGTCCTTGCGTTTCTGAGTCATGGTACCCCTTATCACTTGCATAGAACCTTTAAAAAACTCAAAGGCATGACCCCAGTGGACTACATCCAGCATGTTCGAATAGAAAAGGCGAAAATGTTATTGACTACGTGTGATGCCCCAGTTTCTAAAGTTGGTGAGTCTATCGGACTTTCCAATACATCATATTTTATCACGCTGTTTAAGAGGAAAACCGGACAAACGCCGGAAGCTTACCGTAGACGGCAAAAACAACACTGA
- the ggt gene encoding gamma-glutamyltransferase — MKRTWNVCLTALLSVLLVAGSAPFHAEAKKPPKSYDEYKQVDVGKDGMVATAHPLASEIGADVLKKGGNAIDAAVAIQFALNVTEPMMSGIGGGGFMMVYDGKTKDTTIIDSRERAPAGATPEMFLDEDGKAIPFSERVTKGTAVGVPGTLKGLEEALDKWGTRSMKKLISPSIKLAEKGFPIDSVLADAISNYQEKLERTAAKDVFLPNGEPLKEGDTLIQKDLAKTFKLIRSKGTNAFYKGKFAKALSDTVQDFGGSMTEKDLENYDITIDEPIWGDYQGYQIATTPPPSSGGIFLLQMLNILDDFNLSQYDVRSWEKYQLLAETMHLSYADRASYAGDPEFVNVPLKGLLHPDYIKERQQLISLDQVNKKPKAGDPWKYQEGSANYKQVEQPEDKVDGQTTHFTVADRWGNVVSYTTTIEQLFGTGIMVPDYGVILNNELTDFDAVPGGANEVQPNKRPLSSMTPTILFKDDKPVLTVGSPGGATIISSVLQTILYHIEYGMELKAAVEEPRIYTNKMSSYRYEDGVPEEVLSKLNGMGHKFGKSPVDIGNVQSISIDHENGTFKGVADSSRNGAAIGINLKCK, encoded by the coding sequence ATGAAAAGAACGTGGAACGTCTGTTTAACAGCTTTGCTTAGTGTTCTGTTAGTCGCCGGAAGTGCCCCTTTTCACGCGGAAGCTAAAAAGCCGCCCAAAAGCTACGATGAGTACAAACAAGTAGATGTAGGGAAAGACGGCATGGTTGCCACCGCGCATCCTCTCGCTTCGGAAATCGGTGCTGATGTGCTGAAAAAAGGAGGAAATGCCATTGACGCAGCGGTCGCCATTCAATTTGCACTCAATGTAACAGAGCCGATGATGTCAGGTATTGGCGGCGGCGGTTTTATGATGGTGTATGACGGAAAAACTAAGGATACAACGATCATTGACAGCCGCGAACGTGCTCCAGCAGGCGCAACGCCCGAAATGTTTCTCGATGAAGACGGGAAAGCGATTCCTTTCTCTGAACGTGTGACAAAAGGTACTGCCGTCGGTGTTCCGGGTACGCTGAAAGGGCTGGAAGAAGCTCTGGATAAATGGGGAACCCGTTCAATGAAGAAATTAATTTCCCCTTCTATTAAACTCGCTGAAAAAGGCTTTCCGATTGATTCTGTGTTAGCAGATGCCATTTCCAATTATCAGGAAAAGCTAGAGCGTACTGCCGCAAAAGATGTATTTTTGCCAAATGGCGAGCCGCTTAAAGAAGGCGATACATTGATTCAAAAGGATTTGGCAAAAACGTTTAAGCTCATTCGCTCAAAAGGCACTAACGCTTTTTATAAAGGAAAATTTGCCAAAGCACTTTCTGACACAGTGCAGGATTTCGGCGGATCAATGACGGAAAAAGATTTAGAAAATTACGACATTACAATCGATGAACCCATTTGGGGAGACTATCAAGGCTATCAAATCGCCACTACCCCTCCTCCAAGCTCTGGCGGTATTTTCTTATTGCAAATGCTGAACATACTTGATGATTTTAACCTTTCACAATACGATGTCCGCTCATGGGAAAAATATCAACTACTTGCTGAAACGATGCATTTGTCTTATGCGGACCGTGCATCTTACGCAGGTGATCCCGAATTTGTAAATGTTCCCCTTAAAGGCCTGCTTCACCCCGATTATATTAAAGAACGCCAGCAACTTATCAGCCTAGACCAAGTGAATAAAAAACCGAAAGCCGGTGACCCTTGGAAATACCAAGAAGGATCCGCAAACTATAAGCAAGTCGAACAGCCAGAAGACAAAGTAGACGGCCAAACAACACACTTTACAGTTGCCGACCGCTGGGGAAATGTTGTTTCCTATACAACGACAATTGAGCAGCTATTCGGAACGGGTATTATGGTCCCTGATTACGGCGTCATTTTAAACAATGAACTAACGGATTTTGATGCGGTTCCAGGCGGAGCTAACGAAGTTCAGCCGAACAAACGGCCTTTAAGCAGCATGACCCCGACGATTTTATTTAAGGATGACAAACCTGTCCTCACCGTCGGATCTCCTGGCGGGGCCACCATTATTTCATCCGTATTGCAAACCATCCTCTATCACATTGAATACGGCATGGAATTAAAAGCAGCTGTTGAAGAGCCGAGAATTTATACAAACAAGATGAGTTCCTACCGTTACGAAGACGGAGTTCCTGAAGAAGTCCTCAGCAAACTAAACGGCATGGGCCACAAATTCGGCAAAAGCCCGGTAGACATCGGAAACGTACAAAGCATTTCTATTGACCATGAAAACGGCACCTTTAAAGGCGTAGCTGATTCAAGCAGAAACGGCGCGGCGATCGGCATTAATTTAAAATGTAAATAA
- a CDS encoding LysR family transcriptional regulator — translation MESRDLKIFRAVAREGSITKAAQKLNYVQSNVTARIHNLEEDLNIRLFHRTNRGMKLTAAGENLLQYADQVLALLDEAEKSAQMSLHPKGPLRIGSLETTAVTHLPEHAACFLNRFPEVDLSVNTADTHNLIQQVLDHTVDGAFVYGPVEHSDVRQIPVSRDELVLISSREGTAEDMLRQPMLFFGAGCSHRDRVKRLLEEAGIQNQKIIEFGTLEAIIRGVSAGLGTALLPKSAVDRTNVYTRQLPEAYQDLEIVFIYRKDFFMTSAFQRFIDEVIEMKR, via the coding sequence ATGGAAAGCAGAGATTTAAAGATTTTTCGGGCTGTTGCCCGCGAAGGAAGCATAACGAAGGCAGCCCAGAAACTGAATTATGTTCAATCGAATGTGACAGCCAGAATACATAACCTTGAGGAAGATTTGAATATCAGGCTGTTTCATCGAACGAATCGGGGGATGAAGCTGACCGCTGCTGGAGAAAATCTTTTGCAATATGCTGATCAAGTATTAGCACTGTTAGACGAAGCTGAAAAATCGGCACAGATGAGCCTGCATCCAAAAGGACCTTTGCGGATCGGTTCGTTGGAAACAACAGCTGTAACACATCTGCCTGAGCATGCGGCCTGCTTCCTCAATCGTTTTCCTGAAGTTGATTTATCAGTCAATACAGCTGATACGCACAATTTGATTCAACAGGTTCTTGATCATACAGTTGATGGCGCTTTTGTATACGGACCGGTTGAGCACTCAGACGTCAGACAAATCCCTGTTTCCCGTGATGAATTGGTTTTGATTTCATCACGGGAAGGGACGGCAGAAGACATGCTTCGGCAGCCGATGCTCTTTTTTGGAGCTGGCTGTTCTCATCGTGACAGGGTCAAAAGATTGCTGGAGGAAGCAGGCATTCAAAATCAAAAAATCATAGAGTTTGGCACATTGGAAGCCATTATAAGAGGAGTATCCGCCGGGTTGGGAACGGCCCTGCTTCCGAAATCAGCTGTTGATCGTACGAATGTATATACTCGTCAGCTTCCCGAAGCGTATCAAGATTTAGAGATCGTATTTATATACAGAAAAGACTTTTTTATGACGAGTGCGTTTCAGAGATTTATTGATGAGGTAATCGAAATGAAAAGATGA
- a CDS encoding zinc-binding dehydrogenase — MKAVIHNGKAGLLGVSFQDVPSKQPGYGEVKVKLKSAGLNHRDLFLMKNNSEQDPHVTLGSDGAGIIEEVGEGVKNVAVQTEVIIFPTLNWDLTENVPSVPEILGGPSDGTLAEYVIIPSQNAIKKPSYLSWEEAGVLPLSALTAYRALFTKAQLKKGEHLLIPGIGSGVATYALFMAKAIGATVSVTSRSEKKRKKALQLGADYAFDSYSNWDEHLHGEKVDVVLDSIGPALFSEYFRHVKPNGRIVSFGASSGGVLSFPMRSLFFPQINVLGTSMGSCEEFHDMLAFIEKHQLRPVLDSTYPLEKACEAYTRMQKGRQFGNIGIIMK, encoded by the coding sequence ATGAAGGCTGTAATTCACAACGGGAAAGCCGGACTTCTGGGGGTATCGTTTCAAGACGTTCCATCAAAACAGCCCGGATACGGCGAGGTAAAGGTAAAATTAAAATCTGCAGGTCTAAACCATCGCGACCTGTTTCTTATGAAAAACAACTCTGAACAAGATCCTCATGTGACACTGGGATCTGACGGCGCGGGTATCATTGAAGAGGTCGGTGAAGGCGTGAAAAACGTTGCAGTTCAAACTGAAGTGATTATTTTCCCGACACTGAACTGGGATTTGACAGAAAATGTACCGTCTGTTCCGGAAATTCTGGGAGGCCCTTCTGACGGAACACTTGCTGAATATGTGATCATCCCTTCACAAAATGCGATCAAAAAACCTTCTTATTTATCATGGGAAGAAGCAGGCGTTTTACCTTTATCTGCTTTAACCGCTTATCGGGCCCTTTTCACAAAAGCCCAATTGAAAAAAGGCGAGCATCTATTGATACCCGGCATCGGCAGCGGTGTTGCAACCTATGCGCTCTTCATGGCTAAAGCGATCGGGGCGACAGTAAGCGTGACCTCCCGCAGTGAGAAGAAAAGAAAAAAAGCGCTGCAATTAGGTGCTGATTACGCATTTGATAGCTACAGCAATTGGGATGAACATTTGCATGGAGAAAAGGTTGATGTGGTTCTTGACAGTATAGGCCCCGCCCTCTTTTCGGAATATTTCCGCCATGTAAAACCGAACGGCCGTATTGTCAGCTTTGGGGCAAGCTCAGGTGGTGTCCTCAGTTTTCCGATGCGTTCTTTATTCTTTCCTCAGATCAATGTATTGGGAACCTCGATGGGAAGCTGTGAAGAATTTCACGATATGCTCGCTTTCATTGAAAAACACCAGCTGCGTCCTGTACTTGACAGCACATATCCTTTAGAAAAAGCATGTGAAGCATATACAAGAATGCAGAAAGGCAGACAGTTTGGGAATATCGGAATCATAATGAAATAA
- the gltD gene encoding glutamate synthase small subunit, which translates to MGKPTGFMEIKREKPAERDPLTRLKDWKEYSAPFSEEASKRQGARCMDCGTPFCQIGADINGFTSGCPIYNLIPEWNDLVYRGRWKEALERLLKTNNFPEFTGRVCPAPCEGSCTLAISDPAVSIKNIERSIIDKGFENGWIQPKIPKKRTGKKVAVVGSGPAGLASADQLNQAGHSVTVFERSDRAGGLLTYGIPNMKLEKGIVERRVKLLTQEGIDFVTNTEIGVDITADELKEQFDAVILCTGAQKQRDLLIEGRDSKGVHYAMDYLTLATKSYLDSNFKDKQFIDAKGKDVIVIGGGDTGADCVATALRQKAKSVHQFGKHPKLPPARTNDNMWPEQPHVFTLEYAYEEAEAKFGRDPREYSIQTKKLVADKNGKLKELHTIQMEKVKNEHGKYEFRELPGTEKVWPAQLVFIAIGFEGTEQPLLKQFGVDSVNNKISATYGDYQTNIDGVFAAGDARRGQSLIVWAINEGREVAREVDRYLMGSSVLP; encoded by the coding sequence ATGGGGAAGCCAACTGGATTTATGGAAATCAAACGAGAAAAACCTGCTGAGCGGGACCCTCTCACTCGCTTAAAGGATTGGAAAGAATATTCTGCTCCTTTTTCAGAAGAAGCATCGAAACGGCAAGGGGCGCGGTGTATGGATTGCGGCACACCGTTTTGCCAGATCGGTGCGGACATTAACGGATTTACATCCGGCTGTCCGATTTACAACTTGATTCCTGAGTGGAATGATCTTGTCTACCGGGGCAGATGGAAAGAAGCATTGGAGCGTCTTTTGAAAACAAACAACTTTCCTGAATTCACAGGGCGGGTATGTCCCGCTCCTTGTGAAGGATCATGTACATTAGCGATTTCTGACCCGGCGGTATCAATTAAAAACATAGAGCGGTCCATAATCGACAAAGGATTTGAGAACGGCTGGATTCAGCCTAAAATTCCTAAAAAACGAACAGGCAAAAAAGTGGCCGTTGTCGGGTCGGGCCCAGCCGGACTGGCGAGTGCTGACCAGCTGAATCAAGCGGGACATTCCGTCACTGTTTTTGAACGCTCAGACAGAGCGGGCGGTCTTTTAACATACGGTATTCCGAACATGAAGCTTGAGAAGGGCATTGTAGAACGCCGGGTTAAATTGCTGACGCAAGAAGGAATTGATTTTGTCACGAACACAGAAATCGGCGTTGACATTACAGCTGATGAGCTGAAGGAGCAATTTGATGCTGTGATTCTGTGCACAGGCGCTCAAAAACAGCGGGATCTATTAATTGAAGGACGCGACTCAAAAGGAGTCCATTACGCGATGGACTACCTGACACTCGCAACAAAAAGCTATTTAGATTCTAACTTTAAAGACAAGCAATTCATTGATGCCAAAGGGAAAGATGTCATTGTAATCGGAGGCGGAGATACAGGAGCTGACTGTGTGGCCACTGCTCTGCGGCAAAAAGCCAAAAGCGTGCACCAATTCGGCAAACACCCGAAACTTCCGCCAGCCCGCACGAATGACAATATGTGGCCTGAACAGCCGCACGTTTTTACACTCGAATACGCGTATGAAGAAGCGGAAGCAAAATTCGGAAGAGATCCGAGAGAATACTCGATTCAAACGAAAAAATTGGTTGCGGATAAAAATGGCAAGTTGAAAGAACTGCATACCATTCAAATGGAAAAAGTGAAAAATGAGCATGGAAAATACGAGTTCCGCGAGCTGCCTGGAACGGAAAAAGTGTGGCCTGCTCAGCTTGTTTTCATTGCTATCGGCTTTGAAGGTACAGAACAGCCGCTGTTAAAACAGTTTGGTGTTGATTCTGTAAATAACAAAATCAGCGCAACATATGGGGATTATCAAACAAATATCGATGGCGTATTTGCCGCAGGGGATGCAAGAAGAGGTCAAAGCTTAATCGTATGGGCGATTAATGAGGGCCGTGAAGTGGCGCGCGAAGTGGATCGATATTTGATGGGGAGTTCAGTTCTTCCGTAA